Genomic segment of Bacteroidales bacterium:
TCACGGGCAGGAACCAAAAAAAATTATCCCCGGCGCTGAACGTACTTCGCTCTATTTCCCTCTCATCCAGAATAAACGCATCGCCATTGTGGCCAACCACACTTCGCTGATTGGCGAACAGCATCTTGTTGATAGTCTGATCAGAGCGGGAATGGACGTAGTAAAGGTTTTCAGTCCCGAGCATGGTTTTCGCGGCAAGGCCGATGCTGGTCAAAAGGTGGATGATGCCATTGATCGTGTGACCGGACTGCCGGTAATTTCACTTTATGGCGACAACAAAAAACCACGTGAGACAGATCTGTCTGACATTGACATCATCATCTTCGATATTCAGGATGTGGGCGCCCGGTTTTACACCTATATTTCCACCATGTCCTACATGATGGAAATTTGCGCTGCCAAAGGATTGCCGATGCTGGTGCTT
This window contains:
- a CDS encoding DUF1343 domain-containing protein, whose amino-acid sequence is MLPVLLAALLSTCIHGQEPKKIIPGAERTSLYFPLIQNKRIAIVANHTSLIGEQHLVDSLIRAGMDVVKVFSPEHGFRGKADAGQKVDDAIDRVTGLPVISLYGDNKKPRETDLSDIDIIIFDIQDVGARFYTYISTMSYMMEICAAKGLPMLVLDRPNPNGFYVDGPVLEEGFTSFVGLHPVPIVHGMTVGEYARMVNGEGWLENRLKCDLTVIPVGNYTHNDFYDLPVGPSPNLPNKYAVYLYPSLCLFEGTVVSVGRGTDLPFQVIGHPQYTLGSYV